In Rissa tridactyla isolate bRisTri1 chromosome 2, bRisTri1.patW.cur.20221130, whole genome shotgun sequence, a single window of DNA contains:
- the PAG1 gene encoding phosphoprotein associated with glycosphingolipid-enriched microdomains 1: MGPEGGFVGSGQVHVVLWGSLAAMTTLLFLTFLIFLCSSCNREKKAKHQNGDHENLMNVPSDKEVFSHSITSSATEPPPSSDQNGALSNGEVLSEDSTTACIQPYEEVQTSVSDLLDPQDSLGKSIKCHQSRELPSIPPNTTMETIISARNAENDQGLGMEGPYEVLKDSSSQENIVEDCLYETVKEIKDVGAVASMEGSCNSKSKASLMVSEGQNQIPECRIESAEYASVDRNKKSRQSANSESPLDNTPDVEDELPPPVPMKLLDENENVQEKEVEEEEVTEGASKPEKRLSSMSYKSREEDPSLTEDEISAMYSSVSKPGQAMKALDSPYTCIQEIASQRSPSICSGLYASVKDFENTLNTTTVPQSADRPNGELEPDYEAIQSVSQEEDRTLSVPNTNHAALSGENDYESIGDLQHHREFTRL; encoded by the exons GGAAAAGAAGGCCAAACATCAGAACGGAGATCATGAAAATCTGATGAATGTG CCTTCCGACAAGGAGGTGTTCAGCCACTCCATCACAAGTTCGGCTACAGAGCCCCCTCCGAGCAGCGACCAGAACGGGGCACTCAGCAATGGCGAGG TACTCTCAGAGGACAGCACAACTGCCTGTATCCAGCCTTATGAAGAAGTACAGACATCCGTCTCTGATCTGCTAGATCCACAGGATAGTCTTGGAAAGTCTATAAAATGTCACCAGAGCCGGGAATTACCCAGTATTCCGCCTAACACCACCATGGAAACCATCATCTCAgctagaaatgcagaaaatgatCAAGGTCTTGGAATGGAAGGGCCTTACGAAGTCTTGAAAGACAGTTCCTCTCAGGAGAACATAGTTGAAGACTGCTTGTATGAAACTGTGAAGGAAATTAAAGATGTTGGAGCAGTAGCCAGCATGGAAGGGAGCTGTAACAGCAAATCAAAGGCTTCGCTGATGGTTTCTGAAGGTCAGAATCAGATTCCTGAGTGCAGAATTGAATCAGCAGAATACGCATCTGTTGACCGAAATAAAAAAAGTCGCCAAAGTGCTAATTCAGAAAGCCCTCTTGACAACACACCAGATGTAGAGGATGAGCTTCCCCCTCCAGTACCCATGAAACTTcttgatgaaaatgaaaatgtgcaagaaaaagaagtggaagaagaagaagtgaCAGAAGGAGCAAGTAAACCAGAGAAG AGGCTTAGTTCGATGTCTTACAAGTCTCGAGAGGAAGATCCATCTCTTACAGAAGATGAG ATCTCAGCCATGTACTCGTCGGTGAGTAAGCCGGGGCAGGCCATGAAGGCACTGGATTCTCCTTACACCTGTATTCAAGAAATTGCATCCCAGAGGTCCCCGTCTATTTGCAGCGGCCTCTATGCAAGTGTGAAGGACTTTGAAAACACCCTAAATACTACCACTGTGCCTCAGTCAGCAGACAGACCAAACGGGGAGCTGGAGCCTGACTACGAAGCTATCCAGTCTGTGAGCCAAGAAGAAGACAGGACCTTGTCTGTGCCTAACACAAACCACGCTGCTCTTTCAGGAGAGAATGACTATGAGAGCATAGGGGACTTGCAGCACCACAGGGAATTCACCAGACTTTAA